The stretch of DNA TCTATGCCGTGGGCAGCATCCTGATGACCATCGACCCACTGAGCGTGTTCTTTTGGACCGCTTCCGCCTTGTTGTTTTGGCGCGCCAAGGACAGCCCAAACAACGGTCCATGGGCCGCCACGGGCCTGCTGATCGGTTTGGGCATGCTTTGCAAATACACCAACGTGGCCGAACTGATCTGCTTTGCCCTCTTTTGCGGCCTCTTCCCTGAATTGCGCTCCCATTTCCGCCGACGCTTCTGGATCATGACCGGGGTCGCTCTCCTCTGTCTGGCCCCTGTTCTGATCTGGAACGCCCGTCACGACTGGATCACCTTCCAGCACCTCTGGCAGCGGGGTGAATTGAACCGACCCTGGCGTTTTTCTCCCAGCGAATGCTTCCAATTTCTGGCCAGCCAGTTCCTGGTCCTGGGTCCCTTTCTCGCGGCAGGCTTGGTGGCCGCGGTTGTCTGGACTTTCCGTCGCGGCCTGGTCACGGCCCACCGCAAGGAACTCGCGTTCCTGCTCTGCCTCACCCTGCCACTGATCCTGTTCTACACCTTCCTCAGTTTCAACGATGCCGCCGAAGCCAACTGGACCGCCCCCAGCTGGATCAGTGGCATCATCCTCCTCGTCGCCGTGGCCCAGCCCTGGATGGACCGCTCGGCGGCCGCCCGCAGGACCGGGCAAGCGGTTCTGGCCGTCTCCCTCCTGGTGACCGTGCTCTTCCATGCCGCTTCCCTCAGCCGCACCGGTTTCGGCCCCCTGGACAGCCTCTTCGACCGCGCCCGCGGTTCCGCCGATCTGGCCCGCCAAGTCGCCGCATTACAACAGCAGCATGGCGCTACATTTCTGATCGCCAATAAATACCCCACCGCCAGCCTGATTTCCTTCTACCACCCGTCCCATCCCATGGTCTACCTGCCCAACGACCCGAAACGGCGCAACCAGTTCAGCTACTGGCCGGACTACACGGACGGCTACGCCATGGAAACCGCGCTCTTCGTGACCGACAGCCGTGAGTTTCCCGAAGGACTGAGCCGAAGCTTTTCTGCGGTCGAACTGATCAAGAACCTTGATGTCCTCCACAGCGGCCAGTCCATCCGCAATTTCCGCATCTACCTGCTCAAAGAATACGGCCTCCCAGCCCACCCCTGACCATGCCCCAGCTTTCCATCATCATCCCCTTCTACAACGAGGAAGAAAACGTCGCCCCGGTTCTGGAAGAAGTCTTGCGCTGCCAACCGGAGGCCGAGGTGATTGCCGTCGACGACGGAAGCCGCGACACCACCGCTGACAAAATACGGGGCTTTCCCGGCGTGGTTCTGCTCTCCTTCCCGCGCAACCTGGGCCAGAGCGCGGCCTTCTACCACGGGCTCCACCGTGCCAAGGGCGGGATCTGTGTCATGATGGATGGCGACGGACAGAATGACCCCGCCGACATTGATGCCCTTGTCGCGGCACTCGCCCATGGGGATGTGGCCTGCGGCTACCGCCGCACGCGCAGGGATTCGTTCAGCAAACGCCTCGCCTCAAGAATCGCCAACCACATCCGCAAATCCGTGCTGGGTGACGGCATCCGCGACACCGGCTGCAGCCTCAAGGCGTTGCGGCGCGAACATGTGAAATACCTCGTGCCCTTCAACGCCATGCACCGCTTCATTCCCGCGTTGTTGGTGAATTGCGGGCTGAAAGTGGTGGAAGTCCCCGTGAACCACCGGCACCGCACACGGGGGGTTTCGAAATACACCGTGGCCGGCCGGGCCTGGCGCGGGCTGCGCGATTTGCTGGGCGTGCGTTGGTTTATGTCTCGACAAATCCGCTGGGATTTGGACCCTCACCGGGATGATTGATTCCCCGGCTTCATTTTTTGACAGTGTCACGGCCTTCTACAACATCGAGATCAAGGACATCCACATCTTCGGTTGGGTTTGGAACCTGAAGGTGGGCAAGCTGGTGGGATTCATCGGCACCTTTCTTTTCGCCGGACGCTGGGTGGTACAGTTGGGGGCCTCGAAAATCAAAGGGCGGCCCGTGCTGCCGCTGCTTTTCTGGTACATGAGCATCTCGGGCAGCCTCCTGCTGCTCAGTTATTTTGTCTTCGGCCAAAACGACTCGGTCGGGATCGTCAACAACCTCTTCCCGATGTTGATCGCCTTCTACAACCTCTACCTTGAACTGAAGCACCGCGCGAAAGCAAGCCGGGCGGAAGGCTGAACCAATCCATCATCCGGTATCCCGATCGCTCTCCCCCGCGGCAGATGAAGCAAAGCTCAGGGAAGCGGGGCGCCCGGAACCTGGGGCAGATGTGTCTCCGGCGGCAGGGGGACGGCACGCAAAATCTGGCGGATTTCGAACTCACGCTCCACCCGGTTGAACGGCCCGAAGATCGGCTGTCCCGCAGCATCGAAGAGTTCGACCAACAAACGGTGGCGTCCCGGCTGGAGGTTGGCCCAGAGCACCGGGCCGGGCTCGGTCAGGGTGCCCTCGTAGACGTCCAGCTTGTAACGGAGCCTCACCGCATGTTCCCCAGAAAAGTCCACGTTGTGGACCCAATAATCAAAACAGAGACGCTCGTTGGCATCCAATGAAGCGGGCCCGCCCGCCGGAAGATTGACGGTGAGGAAAGGCAGCGTGGGATCGGTGTAATTCTGGAAATCCTTCTTTTTGACAAAAAAATGCACCATGGCAAAGGCTCCCGGCTGCCGCAGGGATGTGCCATCCGGGCGAACCGCCAGGACCCGCACGGTGTGCCCGCCCTGGTTCAGGTTTTTCAATGGGAAGGGACGGGCCACGTCGTGCCAGGGCTGCGGGGGCTGGTTATCCACCAGGACATGAAGGCGGTTCCCCTCCTCGGCCAAAAGGTAGTTGTCCACTTGGAGGAAGACATCCACCGTGCTGGTGGGAATGATTTCCCGGCTGCGTGGTGAAAGAATGCGCACCTCAATCGGACGGGAAGGATCGGTCGGCTGGCCATCCCGCCCGGCTTCCGGATTGACCGCGGGGAGTGGCTGGGTTTCCGCCGACTGGGGGATGGGTAACGGAAGATCGTCCGCCACAGGCTCGGCTCTCGGAGGCGTGGAGGGCGCGGACGCAGGTTCTTGGGCCCCCAGCGACAC from Candidatus Methylacidiphilales bacterium encodes:
- a CDS encoding glycosyltransferase family 39 protein → MPDIPTSSTEDPKVAGWKTFLNLVRPRIDSYAHAAAWLLVVITLFRFWYATQIELVGDEAYYWLWSKNLDIGYYSKGPGIAWTIALGRSLWGDTEFGIRFCAVLLSAGTGLLTFLLARRLFQERVAFWVLVTLLGIPLYAVGSILMTIDPLSVFFWTASALLFWRAKDSPNNGPWAATGLLIGLGMLCKYTNVAELICFALFCGLFPELRSHFRRRFWIMTGVALLCLAPVLIWNARHDWITFQHLWQRGELNRPWRFSPSECFQFLASQFLVLGPFLAAGLVAAVVWTFRRGLVTAHRKELAFLLCLTLPLILFYTFLSFNDAAEANWTAPSWISGIILLVAVAQPWMDRSAAARRTGQAVLAVSLLVTVLFHAASLSRTGFGPLDSLFDRARGSADLARQVAALQQQHGATFLIANKYPTASLISFYHPSHPMVYLPNDPKRRNQFSYWPDYTDGYAMETALFVTDSREFPEGLSRSFSAVELIKNLDVLHSGQSIRNFRIYLLKEYGLPAHP
- a CDS encoding glycosyltransferase family 2 protein; protein product: MPQLSIIIPFYNEEENVAPVLEEVLRCQPEAEVIAVDDGSRDTTADKIRGFPGVVLLSFPRNLGQSAAFYHGLHRAKGGICVMMDGDGQNDPADIDALVAALAHGDVACGYRRTRRDSFSKRLASRIANHIRKSVLGDGIRDTGCSLKALRREHVKYLVPFNAMHRFIPALLVNCGLKVVEVPVNHRHRTRGVSKYTVAGRAWRGLRDLLGVRWFMSRQIRWDLDPHRDD
- a CDS encoding lipid-A-disaccharide synthase N-terminal domain-containing protein translates to MIDSPASFFDSVTAFYNIEIKDIHIFGWVWNLKVGKLVGFIGTFLFAGRWVVQLGASKIKGRPVLPLLFWYMSISGSLLLLSYFVFGQNDSVGIVNNLFPMLIAFYNLYLELKHRAKASRAEG